A window from Aerococcus sp. Group 1 encodes these proteins:
- a CDS encoding rhomboid family intramembrane serine protease produces MRGKPYVTYTLLAIQIIIYLLMEFTGSSLSSSTLLLFGAKENALIAIYGQYWRLLTPIFVHIGFSHLLFNSITLWYLGSEVEGIIGSWRFLFIYLYSGIMGNLFSYQFSTSVSAGASTALFGLFAFFLAMRYLNPHDRYFQAMGYQYQTLIILNIIMNLFMANVDMSGHIGGIVGGFLATLIITNNPKHRLSSILVSILVYSVIAGIIIANHGAFNTLFIH; encoded by the coding sequence ATGCGAGGAAAACCCTATGTCACCTATACTTTATTAGCTATTCAAATCATCATTTACCTGCTGATGGAATTTACTGGATCCAGCCTTAGTTCATCAACCCTTCTGCTTTTTGGAGCTAAGGAGAATGCCTTAATTGCCATTTATGGGCAATATTGGCGTTTACTAACCCCTATCTTTGTCCATATTGGTTTTTCTCACCTCTTATTCAATTCCATCACTCTTTGGTATCTGGGAAGTGAAGTGGAAGGAATTATTGGTTCCTGGCGCTTTTTATTTATCTACCTCTATTCTGGTATTATGGGGAATTTATTCAGTTATCAATTTTCAACCAGCGTTTCTGCGGGAGCCAGCACGGCGCTATTTGGCTTGTTTGCTTTCTTTTTGGCCATGCGTTATCTCAATCCCCATGACCGTTATTTCCAAGCCATGGGCTACCAATATCAGACTTTAATTATTTTGAATATTATTATGAACTTGTTTATGGCTAATGTGGATATGTCAGGACATATTGGAGGGATTGTCGGTGGTTTCTTAGCCACTCTCATTATCACTAATAACCCTAAGCACCGCTTATCCAGTATCCTGGTATCTATTCTTGTTTATTCAGTAATAGCTGGTATAATTATTGCGAATCATGGGGCTTTTAACACCCTGTTTATACATTAG
- a CDS encoding DNA-3-methyladenine glycosylase, with protein MAELFFKNPDLSTPEIAQKLLGCRLRRKSSAGVTSGIIVETEAYLGEKDRAAHVYGGKRTASLEAFYQEAGIFYIYNIHGHWCVNMITQSKDEPQGVLIRALEPVEGIDLMQSRRKQDQRRLLTNGPGKLSQALGVDKEVDYGTSILQGPLSIDFHDPRPVAEIARGPRIGIPNKGEWTHKPLRFYVKGNPYVSSPKGRTQTDHGWLA; from the coding sequence ATGGCTGAACTTTTCTTTAAGAACCCTGATTTATCGACTCCGGAAATCGCCCAAAAATTATTAGGTTGCCGTTTAAGAAGAAAGTCCTCAGCTGGAGTGACTAGTGGTATTATTGTTGAAACGGAAGCCTATTTAGGAGAAAAGGACCGAGCCGCCCATGTCTATGGTGGCAAGCGGACCGCTAGTTTAGAAGCTTTTTACCAGGAGGCGGGGATTTTTTATATCTATAATATTCACGGCCATTGGTGTGTGAATATGATTACCCAAAGTAAAGATGAACCCCAAGGGGTATTGATCCGGGCCTTGGAACCTGTGGAAGGTATTGATCTCATGCAGAGTCGGCGCAAACAAGACCAGCGCAGGCTCTTAACGAATGGGCCGGGCAAATTATCTCAAGCTTTAGGGGTCGATAAGGAAGTCGACTACGGAACGTCGATTTTACAAGGCCCCTTGTCCATTGATTTCCATGATCCAAGACCAGTAGCAGAGATTGCTCGAGGTCCCCGTATTGGTATTCCCAATAAGGGCGAGTGGACCCATAAACCCTTACGCTTCTATGTGAAAGGCAATCCCTATGTTTCCTCGCCCAAGGGGAGGACTCAGACCGACCATGGTTGGTTAGCCTAG
- a CDS encoding LysM peptidoglycan-binding domain-containing protein — MTGHQEKSKKLIKTSAVLLSSVVAIAGADALANYTPVQATTLAPTSNNFLNKILPYAYDLANQNDLYASVMMAQAALESGWGSSRLSQAPYNNLFGIKGNYRGKTANFNTLEDDGRGNYYQINDGFRMYPSYRESLIDYVGVLKNGTSWNPNFYSGAWKSNTNSYKDATAWLTGRYATDTSYGSKLNSIIAKNNLSQYDTPGKTFSNKQTNSSQVSTPTAQPGGRSYVVRPGDGLWTVARQLGTSIEAVKLANGLSSNLIYPGQVLYAGASSSSPAKANTGSPVRPSSPAAKPAQSAKQSYRVQAGDGLWTVAKNLGTTIEAVKAANGLTSNFIYPGQVLYAPGQKQNSASPVVTNTNKQSQGQSNAGYKSYTVQAGDGLWTVARHLGMTVDTLKAKYGLTSNFIYPGQVFTNQTSQGSHKPSNNSPSANNPRPSHNGSQAGVYQVQAGDTLYRIARNQGLTVNQLKEMNGLTSNAIYVGQKLNLAAKAAYQPTAKSGVSASQATSAPTPSQRPASPKPVSQVQAANTYQIKAGDNLYRIALNHGVSLNQLLAANQLKANSLILPGQQLVIPQ, encoded by the coding sequence ATGACAGGTCATCAAGAAAAGTCCAAGAAACTTATTAAGACCAGTGCGGTTTTATTGAGCTCCGTAGTTGCTATTGCTGGGGCCGATGCATTGGCAAACTATACACCCGTCCAAGCAACGACTTTGGCACCTACTAGTAATAATTTTCTTAATAAAATTTTACCTTACGCCTACGACTTAGCCAATCAAAATGACCTTTATGCTTCTGTGATGATGGCACAAGCAGCCTTAGAATCAGGCTGGGGATCTAGCCGCTTATCTCAAGCACCCTATAATAATCTCTTTGGTATCAAGGGTAATTATAGAGGGAAAACGGCTAATTTTAACACCCTAGAGGATGATGGTCGCGGAAATTATTATCAAATTAATGATGGCTTTCGGATGTATCCATCTTACCGGGAATCCCTCATCGATTATGTGGGTGTATTAAAGAATGGGACTTCTTGGAACCCTAATTTCTATAGTGGGGCCTGGAAGAGTAACACTAATTCCTATAAGGATGCCACGGCTTGGTTAACCGGTCGCTATGCAACTGATACTTCCTATGGCAGCAAGTTAAATAGCATTATCGCTAAGAATAATTTAAGCCAATACGATACGCCAGGGAAAACGTTTAGCAACAAGCAAACGAATTCCAGCCAAGTAAGCACGCCTACAGCTCAACCAGGCGGACGGTCCTATGTGGTGAGACCTGGTGACGGCCTATGGACAGTAGCTCGCCAACTGGGAACTAGTATTGAGGCAGTCAAACTAGCTAACGGCCTCAGTTCCAACCTGATTTACCCGGGGCAAGTCCTTTACGCCGGGGCAAGCTCATCCAGTCCAGCTAAGGCAAACACGGGCTCACCAGTAAGGCCTTCTAGCCCTGCTGCTAAGCCCGCTCAGTCTGCCAAACAATCCTATAGGGTCCAAGCTGGCGATGGTTTGTGGACGGTTGCTAAGAACTTGGGAACGACCATTGAAGCAGTTAAAGCTGCTAATGGCTTAACTTCTAACTTTATCTACCCTGGTCAGGTTCTCTATGCTCCTGGGCAAAAACAAAACTCAGCTAGCCCAGTAGTGACAAATACCAATAAGCAATCTCAAGGTCAAAGCAATGCAGGCTACAAGTCTTACACCGTCCAAGCTGGGGACGGCTTGTGGACAGTGGCACGGCACTTGGGTATGACTGTGGATACTTTAAAGGCTAAGTATGGCTTAACTTCGAATTTCATTTATCCAGGCCAAGTCTTTACTAACCAAACTAGCCAAGGCAGTCATAAGCCATCTAACAATAGCCCATCTGCCAATAACCCAAGACCAAGTCATAATGGTAGTCAGGCAGGGGTCTACCAAGTCCAAGCTGGGGACACACTCTACCGCATTGCCCGTAACCAAGGCCTGACTGTGAATCAGTTAAAAGAAATGAACGGCTTAACTTCTAATGCGATTTATGTAGGGCAAAAATTGAATTTAGCGGCTAAAGCTGCTTATCAACCCACAGCTAAATCAGGAGTAAGTGCTAGTCAAGCAACTAGTGCACCAACTCCTAGTCAAAGGCCAGCCAGCCCTAAGCCAGTCAGTCAAGTTCAAGCGGCCAATACTTATCAAATTAAGGCCGGTGATAACTTATATCGAATTGCACTTAACCATGGGGTTTCCTTAAACCAATTACTGGCAGCCAATCAATTAAAGGCCAACTCATTGATTTTACCTGGCCAACAATTGGTTATTCCACAATAA
- a CDS encoding JAB domain-containing protein — MIKKQIIFIGGLNMSVAHPREIYKEAVRVSAARIMVGHNHPSGNPEPSPEDIEFTRRLKEAGKIIGIELLDHLVVGHSSFISLREQGLL; from the coding sequence GTGATCAAAAAACAGATTATCTTTATTGGCGGGTTAAATATGTCGGTGGCCCATCCTCGGGAAATCTATAAAGAGGCGGTCAGGGTATCGGCGGCCCGGATCATGGTAGGTCACAATCACCCTTCAGGAAATCCAGAACCCTCCCCAGAAGATATCGAATTCACTCGCCGATTAAAGGAAGCGGGCAAAATAATAGGGATTGAACTTTTGGACCATTTAGTGGTGGGGCATAGCTCTTTCATCAGTTTAAGAGAACAAGGTTTGCTGTGA
- the rpmG gene encoding 50S ribosomal protein L33 codes for MRINILLENTELKGERIYLTEKNRRNNPDRIELKKYSPKLRKVCLFREVKK; via the coding sequence ATGCGTATTAACATTCTTTTAGAAAATACGGAACTTAAGGGCGAACGCATTTACTTAACAGAAAAAAATCGTCGTAATAACCCTGACCGTATTGAATTAAAAAAATATAGTCCAAAATTACGTAAAGTATGCTTATTTAGAGAAGTTAAAAAATAA
- the glmS gene encoding glutamine--fructose-6-phosphate transaminase (isomerizing), whose translation MCGIVGFIGEMRAQEVLLKGLERLEYRGYDSAGIYVVDEEDHGHLFKVKGRIAQLREEVDLSIPAHLGIGHTRWATHGVPSVPNAHPHLSHDGRFALVHNGVIENYQALKNDYLADVDFYSDTDTEVVVELLAKFSREESIDAPSALRKTVGLLEGSYALGLIDTEDPDHLYAAKNKSPLLIGKGQGFNTIASDAMASIAYTDQYIEIHDGELVTLSKDQVKIENLAGEVVSREPYTASLDADDLEKGTFDYYMEKEIVEQPAAIRKIIQAYEDDKGQLSIDHDLLETITASDRIFIVAAGTSMHAGLVGKVLLERIAKVPTEVHVASEFSYNPPLLPEKPFFIYLTQSGETADSRQVLVQTNAQGYPSLTITNVPGSTLSREADYTLLLHVGPEIAVASTKAYTGQITVLAIIADQIARKKGLDLPFDLKHELSIAAQAMDEVVGQADYFHQLATDYFKDQRSAFYIGRGLDYAVSVEAALKLKEVSYIQTEGFASGELKHGTISLIEDGVPVVAIISQANTALLTRGNVEETRSRGAHNLIIAMEGLDQEGDQIVLPHVHDLLTPLITVIPAQLLAYYATIDRGLDVDKPRNLAKSVTVE comes from the coding sequence ATGTGTGGAATTGTAGGATTTATTGGCGAAATGCGGGCTCAAGAGGTGCTTTTGAAGGGCTTAGAACGCCTAGAATACCGGGGCTATGACTCAGCGGGAATCTATGTGGTCGATGAAGAAGACCATGGACACCTCTTTAAAGTCAAAGGGCGGATTGCTCAATTACGCGAAGAAGTCGATCTGTCTATCCCGGCTCATTTAGGGATAGGTCATACACGTTGGGCGACCCATGGGGTGCCATCAGTCCCTAACGCCCATCCTCATTTATCCCACGATGGCCGCTTTGCCTTGGTTCATAATGGGGTGATTGAAAACTACCAAGCCTTAAAAAATGACTATTTAGCTGATGTTGATTTTTATTCGGATACTGATACTGAAGTTGTCGTGGAATTGCTTGCTAAATTTAGCCGGGAAGAAAGTATTGATGCTCCAAGCGCCCTAAGAAAAACAGTTGGCCTCTTAGAAGGGTCCTATGCTTTAGGTTTGATTGATACTGAAGATCCAGACCACCTTTATGCAGCTAAGAATAAGAGCCCGCTCTTAATTGGCAAAGGACAAGGCTTTAATACGATCGCTTCTGATGCCATGGCTTCGATCGCCTATACTGACCAATATATTGAAATCCATGATGGTGAATTAGTCACCCTAAGCAAAGACCAAGTTAAAATTGAGAATTTAGCGGGTGAAGTCGTAAGCAGAGAGCCTTATACCGCTAGTTTGGACGCTGACGATTTAGAAAAAGGCACCTTTGATTACTACATGGAGAAAGAAATTGTAGAACAACCAGCAGCTATCCGTAAGATTATTCAAGCCTATGAAGATGACAAGGGGCAATTAAGTATCGACCATGACTTGCTGGAAACCATTACTGCTAGTGACCGTATCTTTATTGTAGCTGCTGGGACCAGTATGCATGCTGGCTTAGTTGGTAAAGTGCTCCTGGAGAGAATTGCTAAGGTTCCTACAGAGGTCCATGTGGCTTCGGAATTTTCTTATAATCCGCCGCTTTTACCTGAGAAACCCTTCTTTATTTACTTAACCCAATCAGGGGAAACAGCGGATAGTCGCCAAGTCCTAGTCCAAACCAATGCCCAAGGTTATCCTTCCTTAACCATTACCAATGTGCCAGGATCCACCTTATCACGGGAGGCTGACTATACTTTACTCTTGCATGTTGGCCCTGAAATTGCGGTGGCTTCTACCAAGGCCTATACTGGACAAATAACAGTTTTAGCAATCATTGCTGATCAAATTGCCCGTAAGAAGGGCTTAGACCTTCCCTTTGACTTAAAACATGAATTATCAATTGCTGCCCAAGCCATGGATGAAGTGGTTGGACAAGCGGATTATTTCCATCAACTGGCAACCGATTACTTTAAAGACCAAAGGTCAGCCTTTTATATTGGTCGTGGCCTAGATTATGCGGTTTCTGTTGAAGCGGCTTTGAAATTAAAAGAGGTCTCTTATATTCAAACAGAAGGTTTTGCTTCTGGAGAATTAAAACATGGTACCATTTCATTGATCGAAGATGGCGTCCCTGTTGTGGCGATCATTAGTCAAGCCAACACCGCCCTGTTAACTCGTGGTAATGTGGAAGAGACACGCTCACGTGGCGCCCATAATTTAATTATTGCTATGGAAGGACTAGACCAAGAAGGGGACCAAATTGTCCTCCCCCATGTGCATGATTTATTAACGCCATTGATTACAGTCATCCCCGCTCAACTCCTCGCTTACTATGCGACCATTGATCGCGGCTTAGATGTCGATAAGCCTAGAAATCTGGCTAAATCGGTAACAGTAGAATAG
- a CDS encoding valine--tRNA ligase, translating to MPKKYNPNEVERGRYDQWLDEKVFEPNGDTSVEAYSVVIPPPNVTGKLHLGHAWDVTLQDMIVRQKRMQGYDTLWLPGMDHAGIATQAKVEEKLRKEENLSRYDLGREKFIDKTWEWKEEYAQTIRNQWAKMGISVDYKRERFTLDDGLSEAVRKVFVTLYEKGLIYRGEYIINWDPVFQTALSDIEVVYKDDKGAFYHLEYPLADGSGSLRLATTRPETLLGDTAVAVHPDDERYQDYIGKTVILPIVGREIPVISDDYVDRDFGTGVVKITPAHDPNDFAVGNRHHLERINVMNDDGTMNENAGKYQGMTRDECRQAIVEDLKADGSLVDIEEIVHSVGHSERSDAVVEPRLSTQWFVKMAPLAKQALDNQNTENRVDFYPPRFEQTFVSWMENVHDWVISRQLWWGHQIPAWYHKDSGEVYVGMEAPEDEENWVQDPDVLDTWFSSALWPFSTMGWPDEEASDYKRYFPTDTLVTGYDIIFFWVSRMIFQSLEFTGERPFKNVLIHGLIRDSQGRKMSKSLGNGVDPMDVVDQYGADALRWFLATGSTPGQDIRYYPEKLEAAWNFINKIWNASRYALMNLDGMTYDDIDLNNVTSIVDQWILTRLNETIAKVTDRFDAFEFGEAGRALYHFIWNDFCDWYIEMSKEVLQGDDEDAKHTTRSVLSYVLGQMLALLHPIMPFVTEEIWQHIPHQGNSIVTAKYPEVEESQIHQEAARHMEALISFIRSIRTARNENNVAPSKPIAIHVKANSQEILTMLEENKEYINRFANPSELEMALDTEIPDQAMTLFFSDGEIYLPLAGFIDIDEEIQRLEAELAKWASEVERVDKKLANQGFVNNAPADLVEKERQKGQDYQQKYQATKERLADLKATN from the coding sequence ATGCCCAAAAAATATAATCCTAATGAGGTAGAAAGAGGCCGTTATGACCAATGGCTCGATGAAAAAGTCTTTGAGCCCAATGGAGATACTTCAGTCGAAGCCTATTCCGTGGTGATTCCTCCACCCAATGTTACTGGTAAACTCCACCTCGGCCATGCCTGGGATGTGACTCTCCAAGACATGATCGTCCGCCAAAAACGCATGCAAGGCTATGATACCTTGTGGTTACCTGGGATGGACCATGCGGGAATTGCTACCCAAGCCAAAGTCGAAGAAAAGTTACGTAAAGAGGAGAATCTCTCCCGTTATGACTTAGGACGAGAAAAATTCATCGACAAAACCTGGGAATGGAAAGAGGAATATGCCCAAACCATTCGTAATCAATGGGCCAAAATGGGGATATCTGTGGACTATAAGCGGGAACGTTTTACCCTAGATGATGGCTTATCAGAAGCAGTACGTAAAGTTTTTGTGACCTTGTATGAAAAGGGTCTTATTTACCGGGGTGAGTACATTATTAATTGGGACCCGGTCTTCCAAACCGCCTTATCAGATATTGAAGTGGTCTATAAAGATGACAAGGGCGCTTTCTATCATTTGGAATACCCTCTGGCTGATGGGTCAGGCTCCTTGCGCCTAGCCACTACCCGTCCAGAAACCCTGTTAGGGGACACAGCCGTTGCGGTCCACCCTGATGATGAACGCTACCAAGACTACATCGGTAAGACCGTTATCCTACCAATTGTGGGTAGAGAAATTCCTGTGATTAGTGATGACTATGTCGACCGTGACTTTGGTACTGGTGTGGTTAAAATCACCCCAGCCCATGATCCCAATGACTTTGCAGTGGGCAACCGCCACCATTTAGAGCGGATTAACGTCATGAATGATGACGGTACAATGAACGAAAATGCCGGCAAGTACCAAGGCATGACCCGGGATGAATGCCGTCAAGCCATCGTTGAAGACTTAAAAGCTGATGGTAGCTTGGTAGACATTGAAGAGATTGTCCACAGTGTGGGTCATTCCGAACGCTCTGACGCTGTAGTGGAACCCCGGCTTTCGACCCAATGGTTTGTGAAGATGGCTCCCTTAGCTAAGCAAGCCCTAGACAATCAAAATACCGAAAACCGTGTCGACTTTTATCCACCACGTTTCGAGCAAACCTTTGTTTCCTGGATGGAAAATGTCCATGACTGGGTCATTTCACGGCAACTCTGGTGGGGGCACCAAATTCCGGCCTGGTACCATAAGGATAGTGGGGAAGTCTATGTTGGAATGGAAGCGCCTGAGGATGAAGAAAATTGGGTGCAAGATCCTGATGTCTTAGATACCTGGTTTTCAAGTGCTCTCTGGCCATTCTCTACCATGGGTTGGCCAGATGAAGAGGCTAGCGACTATAAGCGTTACTTCCCAACAGATACCTTGGTAACCGGTTATGATATTATTTTCTTCTGGGTCAGTCGGATGATCTTCCAATCTTTAGAATTCACCGGAGAGCGGCCTTTTAAAAACGTTTTAATTCACGGTTTGATTCGGGACTCCCAAGGGCGTAAGATGTCTAAATCGCTGGGTAACGGGGTTGACCCTATGGATGTTGTTGACCAATATGGTGCTGACGCTTTACGTTGGTTCTTAGCTACTGGTTCAACACCAGGTCAAGATATCCGTTATTACCCAGAAAAATTGGAAGCGGCATGGAACTTTATTAATAAGATCTGGAATGCTTCCCGCTATGCCTTGATGAACTTGGATGGGATGACCTATGATGACATTGATCTAAATAACGTTACTTCCATTGTTGATCAGTGGATCTTGACCCGCTTAAATGAAACCATTGCCAAGGTGACTGACCGTTTTGATGCCTTTGAATTTGGTGAAGCTGGTCGGGCCCTCTATCACTTTATTTGGAATGACTTCTGTGACTGGTATATTGAAATGAGTAAGGAAGTCTTACAAGGCGATGATGAAGACGCCAAACATACGACCAGAAGCGTCCTCAGCTATGTTCTTGGACAAATGTTAGCCCTACTTCACCCCATTATGCCTTTTGTTACCGAAGAAATCTGGCAACATATTCCTCATCAAGGCAATTCTATTGTGACGGCTAAGTATCCTGAAGTCGAAGAAAGTCAAATCCACCAAGAAGCTGCTCGCCATATGGAGGCTTTGATTTCCTTTATTCGCTCTATCCGTACGGCACGGAATGAAAACAATGTCGCACCTTCCAAGCCAATTGCTATTCATGTCAAAGCTAATTCTCAAGAAATTTTGACCATGTTAGAGGAAAACAAAGAATACATTAATCGCTTTGCTAACCCAAGTGAATTAGAAATGGCCTTAGACACGGAAATTCCTGACCAAGCCATGACCTTATTCTTTAGTGATGGGGAAATTTACCTTCCTTTAGCAGGTTTCATTGACATCGATGAAGAAATTCAACGCTTAGAAGCGGAACTCGCTAAATGGGCCAGTGAAGTTGAACGGGTAGACAAGAAACTAGCCAACCAAGGCTTTGTTAATAATGCTCCCGCTGACCTGGTAGAGAAAGAGCGGCAAAAAGGCCAGGATTACCAACAAAAATACCAAGCCACTAAAGAACGTTTGGCTGATTTGAAAGCTACGAATTAG
- a CDS encoding class I SAM-dependent methyltransferase, whose protein sequence is MLKNVIEVSHHIIKGHLQTGMTALDATIGNGHDTLLLAQIVGQSGQVYGFDLQKQAIRATQALLEKHHCQEQVSLYHDSHAKISQYLKADDYLDLVIFNLGYLPKGDKSIITKPESTIPAIESSLSRLNPGGILLVAAYLGHPGGREEASAIQDFLSQIDQDQYSASHFEFLNQKHLPPKLFLVERRS, encoded by the coding sequence ATGTTAAAAAATGTGATCGAAGTCAGCCATCACATTATCAAAGGACATTTACAAACCGGCATGACCGCCTTAGACGCCACTATTGGCAATGGCCATGACACCTTACTCTTAGCTCAAATCGTTGGCCAGTCAGGCCAGGTTTATGGCTTTGACCTCCAAAAGCAAGCCATCAGAGCCACCCAAGCCCTATTAGAAAAACACCACTGTCAAGAGCAGGTGAGTCTTTACCATGACTCTCACGCTAAAATTTCTCAGTATCTTAAGGCTGATGACTACTTGGACCTGGTTATTTTTAACTTGGGTTACCTCCCTAAGGGAGATAAGAGCATTATTACCAAGCCCGAGTCGACAATCCCAGCTATCGAGTCTAGTCTTTCACGGTTAAATCCTGGCGGAATCCTCTTAGTAGCGGCCTACTTGGGCCATCCTGGGGGAAGAGAAGAAGCTTCGGCGATTCAAGACTTCCTCAGTCAAATCGACCAAGATCAGTATAGCGCTAGTCACTTTGAATTCCTTAACCAAAAGCACCTCCCCCCAAAATTATTTCTTGTCGAGAGGAGATCCTAG
- a CDS encoding ROK family protein: MEFIVGIDLGGTTAKLALFSLDLGKIDQWQLPTDTTDHGANIISNLAQTIKEHVEAKHLDLKNCLGIGMGSPGAINRKRGTVTGAYNLGWDNEIAVVDQFQARLGQLPVYIENDANVAALGELAKGAGSKSQNMILITLGTGVGGGIISQGELLIGQGSAGEIGHMTSEVDGYLCTCGSRGCVETLASATGILRLSKEYAKDPRYESLLAKQIRAGEDVDVKSIVDAAKAGDKLAEQVMARSLQALALCLSQLTCIFNPEQIVLGGGVANAGQYLIDKMTPILKEYTYRPNLRQVKISLAQLGNDAGVIGAANLVREKSKE, encoded by the coding sequence ATGGAATTTATTGTTGGTATTGATTTAGGCGGGACTACCGCCAAACTAGCCTTGTTTAGTCTGGACCTAGGAAAAATCGACCAGTGGCAACTGCCCACTGATACCACTGACCACGGGGCTAACATTATTTCTAACCTGGCCCAAACCATTAAAGAACATGTTGAAGCCAAGCACTTGGACTTAAAAAACTGTCTTGGAATCGGTATGGGATCACCAGGTGCTATTAATCGTAAGCGCGGGACCGTAACTGGGGCTTATAATCTTGGTTGGGACAATGAGATTGCTGTCGTCGACCAGTTTCAAGCCCGCTTAGGCCAGCTACCCGTTTATATTGAAAATGATGCTAATGTCGCTGCTTTAGGTGAATTAGCTAAGGGTGCAGGAAGTAAAAGTCAAAATATGATCTTGATCACCTTGGGAACTGGTGTTGGCGGCGGGATCATTAGCCAAGGTGAACTCCTCATTGGCCAAGGTTCTGCAGGCGAAATTGGTCACATGACTAGCGAAGTGGATGGTTACCTATGTACTTGTGGTTCAAGAGGCTGTGTGGAAACCTTAGCGTCAGCGACAGGGATTCTGCGTTTAAGCAAGGAATATGCCAAGGATCCTCGCTATGAATCATTATTAGCCAAGCAAATCCGTGCTGGGGAGGACGTTGATGTTAAAAGCATAGTAGATGCAGCCAAGGCAGGAGATAAACTAGCAGAGCAAGTGATGGCGCGTTCTCTTCAAGCCTTGGCGCTTTGTTTGAGCCAGTTAACCTGCATCTTTAACCCCGAACAGATTGTTTTGGGTGGGGGAGTAGCTAATGCCGGCCAGTATCTGATCGACAAAATGACACCTATTCTTAAAGAATATACTTACCGCCCTAATCTCCGGCAAGTAAAAATTTCTTTAGCCCAATTGGGTAATGATGCGGGAGTGATTGGTGCGGCCAATTTAGTTAGAGAGAAAAGTAAGGAGTAA
- a CDS encoding UPF0758 domain-containing protein — MEYGANSLPTYELLAIILRSGGKYGSAIQLAHKLLNHFEDLYQLKMAATEELLAIEGIGKAKAVELQAIFEFSKRLHQARLIKLGTIHSSQEAGDYYLSELADSHQEKVLVFT; from the coding sequence ATGGAATATGGGGCCAATAGTTTGCCAACTTATGAATTGCTGGCTATTATTTTACGATCAGGGGGCAAATATGGGTCAGCCATCCAGTTAGCCCATAAACTCTTGAACCATTTTGAAGACTTATATCAATTGAAAATGGCTGCTACGGAAGAATTACTGGCCATTGAAGGCATTGGTAAGGCTAAGGCAGTGGAACTCCAGGCTATTTTTGAGTTCTCCAAGCGTTTACACCAAGCTCGGTTAATAAAATTGGGAACCATTCATTCAAGTCAGGAAGCAGGGGACTATTATCTCAGTGAATTAGCGGATAGCCATCAGGAGAAGGTCTTGGTTTTTACTTAA
- a CDS encoding rhodanese-like domain-containing protein, which produces MLLAQTIGGFTLIYLLLVVALLAFLIYQAYFWIKRKQSASMIDQADFQVTMHQAQIIDVREAQEFRSSHILGARNIPYSEVRQLKKAPGLNRSQKIYLYDNGVNIATRMASVLKQEGYEDIYILKGGFNEWEGKTKGTAD; this is translated from the coding sequence ATGTTATTAGCACAAACAATTGGTGGTTTTACTTTAATTTATCTATTATTAGTCGTGGCTTTATTAGCTTTCTTGATTTATCAAGCTTATTTTTGGATCAAAAGAAAGCAATCAGCAAGTATGATTGACCAAGCAGATTTTCAAGTTACCATGCACCAAGCCCAAATTATTGATGTTCGGGAAGCCCAAGAATTTCGTTCATCCCATATTCTTGGCGCCCGTAATATCCCTTATAGTGAGGTCCGTCAATTGAAAAAAGCCCCTGGTCTCAACCGGTCCCAAAAGATTTACCTCTATGACAATGGGGTAAATATTGCCACGCGGATGGCTTCAGTCCTAAAGCAGGAAGGCTATGAAGACATTTATATCTTAAAGGGCGGCTTCAATGAATGGGAAGGTAAAACTAAAGGAACGGCTGACTAA